In Nitrospirota bacterium, the DNA window CAAGAATCAGAGGCCGACTACATCGGACTTCGATTGATGGCACAGGCCGGGTACGATCCGCGCGAGGCGGTCCCATTTTGGGAGCGCATGAGCGGTTGTCCGAGGCAGATGATCGGGAAGGTCTGTTTTCGCTCGCAGCAGGCGGTCCCTGAGTTTCTGTCCACCCATCCGTCCGATTTGACACGTATCAACCAGATTGAAGCCTGGTTACCTGAGGCGCTCCAGTATTATCATGGGCCTGGAGGTGGGACGGCTCCACCGCCACCAGCGCCATACAGGCCGACGATCGGGCCTATGCCACAAACTAGCTAGCTGACCATAACACGAGGTTTCCGTGCCAAGGCGAACAGATATTAAATCCATTTTGTTGATCGGGTCTGGGCCGATCGTGATCGGTCAGGCCTGTGAGTTCGACTATTCCGGTACGCAGGCCTGCAAAGCACTGAGGGAAGAAGGCTACCGGGTCATTCTCATCAACAGCAACCCGGCGACGATCATGACCGATCCCGAGTTGGCCGATCGGACCTATGTGGAGCCGATTACTGCTGAGGTGGTCGAGAAAGTGATCGAGCGTGAGCGTCCTGACGCCTTGCTCCCGACCATGGGAGGACAGACCGCGTTGAATGCGACGATGGCCTTGGTCAAGCGAGGGACGCTCGAAAAGTATGGGGTCAAGTTGATCGGTGCGTCCGCCGAAGCGATTCATAAGGCCGAGGATCGCGAAGCGTTCAAACATGCGATGCAGCGAATCGGGTTGCGCGTGCCAACCAGCGGAACGGCGCATACCCGTGAAGAAGCCATCAAGATCCTCGAGCAGGTTGGATTCCCGGCGATCATTCGGCCGTCGTTTACCATGGGCGGAACCGGTGGAAACATCGCCTATAATCGGGAAGAGTTTGAAAAGCTGATCGACTGGGCCTTGGCCATGAGCCCGGTCAGCCAAGTGCTGATTGAGCAGTCGCTCATCGGGTGGAAAGAATATGAACTTGAGGTGATGCGGGACCTGAAGGACAATGTCGTCATTATCTGTCCGATCGAAAATCTGGACCCGATGGGCGTGCATACAGGCGACAGCATCACCGTCGCTCCGGCGATGACACTCTCGGACAAAGAGTATCAACGCATGCGGGATGCTGCGATTCGGATTATGCGTGAAATCGGCGTCGATACCGGCGGATCGAACGTCCAATTCGGTCTGGATCCTAAAAATGGCGACATGGTGGTCATTGAAATGAATCCTCGTGTATCGAGGAGTTCCGCGCTCGCGTCGAAAGCCACGGGCTTTCCCATCGCCAAGATCGCCGCGAAGCTCGCCGTGGGCTACACGTTGGATGAAATCACCAATGACATCACCGGTGTGACCAAAGCCTCCTTCGAACCGACGATCGACTATGTGGTGGTAAAGATCCCTCGCTTTGCGTTCCAGAAGTTCCGTGGAGCCGATCCGACCCTCACGACGCAGATGAAGTCCGTGGGCGAAGTGATGGCGATCGGGCGAACCTTTAAAGAAGCCTTACAGAAAGCGATTCGTTCGCTGGAATTGAACATGAACGGGTTCTCCTCGCGGGAGGGGTTGGACCGAGGCATTCCTGAAGGGTTCGATCGGCCTCAAGCGCTAGAGCGGGTACGCCAACATCTGCGGACTCCGATTGCGGAGCGGCTGTGGCATGTTGCCGACGGCATGCGACTCGGTCTGTCCAACGACGACCTCTTTGCCCTCACGATGATTGACCCTTGGTTTCTGGAGCAGGTTCGTGAGCTGATCCAATTTGAAGCGGTGCTGGTCGCTCAGGCGGGAAAGAAACCGGCTGCGCTGGAGGAGTCGCTTCTGTGGGAAGCCAAAGAACAAGGATTTTCTGACGATCGTATCGCACAGCTCATCGGTTCCACGTCAGCCTCGATTAGGAAGCAGCGGACCCGTGCAGGCCAGGGCAAAAGAGGGGTGACCTATAAACGCGTCGATACGTGCGCGGCAGAGTTTGAAGCCCATACCCCCTATCTCTATTCGACGTACGGAAGCGAATGTGAAGCGCGTCCGACAGACCGGAAGAAAGTCATCATCCTCGGGGGAGGGCCGAATCGTATCGGGCAGGGGATCGAATTCGACTACTGCTGTGTCCATGCGGTGATGGCGCTTCGCGAAGAAGGCATCGAATCGATCATGGTGAATTGTAATCCCGAAACGGTGAGTACCGACTACGACACCTCGGATCGTCTCTATTTTGAGCCGTTGACTGAGGAGGACGTTCTCAATATCGTGGAGCGTGAGCAGCCGCTAGGCGTCGTTTTACAGTTCGGCGGGCAGACGCCACTCAAGCTCGCGCTGCCCCTGTCCAAGGCCGGAGTGCGAATTCTGGGCACGAGTCCTGATGCGATCGATCGAGCAGAAGACCGAGAACGATTCCGCGACCTCTTGAATAAGCTCGGGCTCCGTCAAGCGGAGAGCGGCATGGCCCGATCCGTTGACGAGTCCATTCGGATCGCCGCACAGATCAGCTATCCGGTCATGGTGCGGCCATCATATGTGCTGGGCGGGCGATCCATGCAGATCGTCTACGACGAATCCGGCTTGTTGGAATACATGAAGTCGGCCGTGAAAGCCTCTCCGAAACATCCCGTGCTGATCGACAAGTATCTGTCGGATGCGATTGAAGTCGATGCCGATGCCATTTCTGACGGCACGAATGTCGTGGTGGCTGGAATCATGGAGCATATCGAAGAAGCCGGCGTCCATTCGGGAGATTCGGCCTGTTCATTGCCGCCTTACTCGCTCGACCAGAGCGTGGTCGAAGAAATTCGTCGACAAATGAAGGCGTTGGCGCTGGAGCTTGGCGTGATCGGCCTGATGAATGCGCAATTTGCGATTAAAGACAAGACGATCTATGTGTTGGAGGTGAATCCTCGCGGCTCGCGCACCGTGCCGTTCGTCAGCAAAGCCATCGGGGTGCCGTTGGCCAAGCTGGCGATGAAGACTATGGTGGGGAAGACCCTTCCTGAGCTGGGGCTGGTCGAGGCACCTGCGCCCGCACATCTGTCGGTGAAAGAATCCGTCTTCCCCTTCAATAAGTTTCCGGGGGTGGATGTCCTCTTGGGGCCGGAGATGAAGTCGACCGGAGAAGTGATGGGCATCGATCAGGATTTTGGATGGGCCTTTGCGAAGTCTCAGGCAGGCGCCGGTGCGCCTCTGCCGAAGGGAGGTACGGCCTTCATCAGCGTGAAGGAGAGCGATCGTCCTGCGGCGTTGGACGTCGTGCAGCAACTGCAGCGGTTGGGGTTTGCCATTGAAGCCACGCGTGGAACGGCAGCCTATTTACGCGAGCATGGAGTCCAGGCGGAAACTGTGAATAAGGTCAAGGAAGGCCGCCCACATATCGTGGACCATATCAAAAACGGGCAGGTGGCGTTAGTTGTGAACACGGTACGCACCGCGTCGGCCCATGCCGATTCCTTATCGATCCGTCGGGAAGCCTTGAATAAAGGGCTGGCATACTATACGACCATACGGGGCGCACGAGCGGCAGTCATGGGCATTGAAGCGATTCTCAAGACAGAGCTGACCATTCGGTCGTTGCAGGAATATCACCACCACTCATAGGGGACGATACAGACTATGCCGACACCGATCACGAGAAAGGGACATGAGGCACTTCAGGCAGAACTTGATCGTCTTCGCAAAGTCGAGCGTGCCAAAAATATCGAAGCCATCGCTGAAGCGCGCGCCCATGGCGACCTGAGCGAGAATGCAGAATACGATGCTGCTAAAGAACGCCAGGGATTTATCGAATCGCGTATCATTGAGCTTGGGTCGAAGTTAGCCGACGCTCGCATCATCGAAACGGCCGGGCGGGTTTCCGAGACGATCGTGTTCGGCGCGACCGTGCTCCTCATCGAGCAGGAGTCGCAGTCGAAGCGGCAGTACACGCTGGTAGGACAGGATGAAGCCGATATGAAAGTGAACCGGATCTCCATTCAGTCTCCGGTCGGCAAGGCGTTGATCGGCAAGCGTGTCGGCGATTTCGTCGAGGTCAAGACACCGGTGAAGATGGTTGAATACGAGGTGGTGGAGATCCGTTTCGAGGAGCTCTAGTGCCGCATCCTCCTGGGCTCATCACGCTGTTGACCGATTTCGGCGATCGGGACTCGTTCGTGGCGAGCATGAAGGGGGTAATCCTCACCATCAATCCCCACGTCTCCTGCGTCGATCTCTCGCATCATGTGCCACGCCATTCTGTCGAAGACGCCGCCTACCTCCTGAATTCCTGCTATCGCTATTTCCCCAAGGGCACAGTGCATGTGGCCGTCGTCGATCCAGGCGTCGGCAGCGCGCGGCGTGCCCTCATCGCCAAGAGTGAGCAGTACTTCTTTTTGGCTCCCGACAACGGACTCTTGACGCATATTCTTGCCGACAACAGCGAGATGGAAGTGCGTGAGATCGAGAACAAGGACTATCGGCTGCCATCGGCAGGCCACACCTTCGATGGCCGCGACCTCTTCGCCCCTGCTGCAGCCTGGCTGACCAAGCAACAGCCGTTCGAATCATTCGGGCGACTCGTCACCGACTGCAAGATTTTTACGATCCCGACACCGACCTGGGAAGGCAAGGCCTTGGTGGGGGAGATCATCCACGTGGATCGATTCGGCAATCTTATTTCTAACCTGACCCGGCAGCATCTCGAAGAAGTGCGAGCAGTCACGAAGGGCCGACAGCTGTCCATTCGGATCGGGACGCAGGCCATCGAAGGTCTGATGGCTAGCTATAGCGAAGGGACAGCGGAGCAGCCGTTCGCGCTCATGAATAGCGATGGGAATCTGGAAATTTTCGTGAAGGAAGCCTCCGCCGCAGATCTTCTCAAAGCGGGGAGAGGGGCGCGAATTGAATTCTCGTGAGCCTGTACAGCTATAGAATGGACGATGCCGAATGCGAGTCGTCTTTCCCCTCAAAGGCAGTCTATCTGGTGCGAGGGTCTGTCTTGTCTCTCTCGTACGTCGAACCAACCAAACCAAATTGAGCAGATAGACGAGATGAACCAGAGAGACTAGATGCGCCAGATCCCCTCCACGCACCGTGGGATGTCAGAGGGCTAGCCCCGTACCCTCAATCTGAAATCGCCACGACTCTGTCAGAAAAATACTCCCAACACCGTTTCTGTTCCACTAACGACTCTGACCCGACAGTGGCGGTTCAACCGGTCCGGCCCATTCGCCGGCTAAGTCCTTCAGTGCTAGATCGTCTGACGTTGCGAGGTAGGGCCCATCGCCATCATCATCGATGAAGTGGAGAACTTTCTCGGTAGTTCCATCGGATTGACCGCGATACCAATACCACCCTGTCTTTGTCGGCTTCTTCGTCGTCCAGATCACTCCGTTACCTCCCCAACCTAGGCCCATGAAGGTTTATTCAAATATTCCGTCACTGGGTATTTGTTCTTCGCAGCAACCTCGTCTTCTCCGCTCCTGCGAGTAGACGTTCTTCCTGATCGCGCCCGCCTTTGTGCCTGCGCGAGCCTATATAGGATCTCTTGCCACCCGACGAAGGCAATAGTCATGCCTGCCCTGTAACGTTCATTGTGGTAGATGCCATGGACAAGGGTGCGCCCGCCATGCGCTACAAAATGTTTGAACGCAAGACCTGACCTCAATTTTGATCATCAATCTTGTGGAAGTTTCGTAAGGCGGTACCGGGACGCGTGTTTTCACATGTGTTTATTTGAGGAACGGCATAATTGTGCGGGGCTGTGGCTTAGCCACTCCCGCGCCTCCTGGGTCGACCCGTTCGGGCTCCGCTGAGTGGAAGCCTTCGGAAATTCCCTCGCAGACTCGGTCAGTTTCCGCTTTCCTTCTCAGCGGACCCTCGTCGGGTCCCCGCTCTTCCGGCGACGTCCGCTCTGAGCCCCAGCCCCGTGCCGCGGAATGGTTCCTGGAGCTATTCTCTTCTTCTGGCACCATTTTTTCTAGGATTCGGTTGTCAGTGCTCCTCCAGGAGTTGTCAGATATTCCCGGACAGTTCGTTTCAATTCTGAGAGCTGCTCTGAGGTAGTACGATCTATCCGCGAACCAATTCGTCTTTGATACTCGTCTTCCCTCTGGGTTCGTTGGCTCGCGACAAAAAACTCAATGCTGTTTTCTGCAGAGGCTAAATTAACCTCTTCAAAATCAGGTCTTGTTGCGCTCCCGGATGCTTTGCCAATCAAAAGAGAATGATTCGATAATGGGAACCAGATCATTTGCGGCATGCCATGAAATATTCGCCCCCATTCCCCTGACTCATCATCCCGTACAAGCGGTCCAATATCACCGAGAATTAGAGCATGGGCCTTATAGGTCTCGATGCTCCAAGTTATCTCTCCTAAATCGCGTACGCGTTTATCGAGATTGCGATCGTCTTCTAGGGCTTGTCGCTGGGCCGATCGTGCGGATGCTGCCGTATCTATAGCATTAAGGTTCGGGAGTATCATTTGGCGAAGCTTCTCGTGCATGTCAGGGTGAAGAAGTATTTCGCGCATTTTGGTTTCGATCACCGGGCGAACCTCAGGAGGAGCTGCTGCCAGCATATCTCTGACGGCTGGTTCGCTCATGGCATCTTCGACGAGTTTGGCTAGTAGTTGCGGGGTATATTCTGGGTTAAGAAACTCTTGAAAGCCCTCCTTCAGAACGGTTGTCCCAATATCGTGGACGCCATCCCTGAATGCTTGAGTTCTGATAAGGGAATGCGCAACAAATCTATCAATTAGCGGCTTGGTGTTTGATGCACAATCTCCTTCGCGGAGACGCTGGACCAACATGCTGAACTGAGTCTCTATCACTGCAAGAGTTTGCTCTACGGTCTCATCTCCGTAGAAATTTCTTGGAGCAGCAACTCCCTTTGTGTTCGGTGAAAATGGGGCGCAGCCCTTTCTAAATACGTGGACATAAGCCTGCCCTCCTTTTTGACGAAAAGCGAACCCCTTGAGCAAGAACTGCGGTATGAAATGAGAATTCACAGACATGATTTAACCAGCCGATCAGGAATCTTAGACATTCTACTTTGTTGGGCTTGTCTGGTCTATCGCTGTGTGAGATGAGGGTGCAGAGTCTTTCCTGTTTCTTTCGGCTAGGACAACCCAGGACAGATTGGGGGTGCAGCAAATAATGGTCTCGAATACTGCGCTGATTGTTACGATAAATCACGCATATTGAAGGAGATGAGGGGGCTGGACGCCTACTTGTTTCTTCGGGGCTTGCTCGCTTAGGCATAAGGGGAAGGTGGCTTGCGGATTCCCAGCGTGCGCGCGTCCAACGAGGGGAGTCCGCGACCGCGCGTTGCGCGAGCACAGGGAATCGCCAGGCCTTCTTTGTTTTTTCTGTTTTTCTTCCTTGGTCTTAGAGGGAGCGGCCAGGCTGCCCTCGACTGCGCGCCTTGGACGAGCACCGCATTATCGTGCGCGTCCAGCGAGCAAGGAGGGCTGCTGACCGCTCCCTCTTATGGGCGTAAGCCGGATGCCGGGGTTAGCGTTGAGGTTTCGATAGACGCTTGCAGAATTGTGATCATGCGGGTGAGTTCTGGAAGCGACGTGCTGAGCGGAGGCAGGAGGATGAGGACGTTGCCGATTGGGCGCAGTAAGAGCCCTCGACGGCGCGCGTCCATCGTGACTCGATGGCCCATTCT includes these proteins:
- the carB gene encoding carbamoyl-phosphate synthase large subunit produces the protein MPRRTDIKSILLIGSGPIVIGQACEFDYSGTQACKALREEGYRVILINSNPATIMTDPELADRTYVEPITAEVVEKVIERERPDALLPTMGGQTALNATMALVKRGTLEKYGVKLIGASAEAIHKAEDREAFKHAMQRIGLRVPTSGTAHTREEAIKILEQVGFPAIIRPSFTMGGTGGNIAYNREEFEKLIDWALAMSPVSQVLIEQSLIGWKEYELEVMRDLKDNVVIICPIENLDPMGVHTGDSITVAPAMTLSDKEYQRMRDAAIRIMREIGVDTGGSNVQFGLDPKNGDMVVIEMNPRVSRSSALASKATGFPIAKIAAKLAVGYTLDEITNDITGVTKASFEPTIDYVVVKIPRFAFQKFRGADPTLTTQMKSVGEVMAIGRTFKEALQKAIRSLELNMNGFSSREGLDRGIPEGFDRPQALERVRQHLRTPIAERLWHVADGMRLGLSNDDLFALTMIDPWFLEQVRELIQFEAVLVAQAGKKPAALEESLLWEAKEQGFSDDRIAQLIGSTSASIRKQRTRAGQGKRGVTYKRVDTCAAEFEAHTPYLYSTYGSECEARPTDRKKVIILGGGPNRIGQGIEFDYCCVHAVMALREEGIESIMVNCNPETVSTDYDTSDRLYFEPLTEEDVLNIVEREQPLGVVLQFGGQTPLKLALPLSKAGVRILGTSPDAIDRAEDRERFRDLLNKLGLRQAESGMARSVDESIRIAAQISYPVMVRPSYVLGGRSMQIVYDESGLLEYMKSAVKASPKHPVLIDKYLSDAIEVDADAISDGTNVVVAGIMEHIEEAGVHSGDSACSLPPYSLDQSVVEEIRRQMKALALELGVIGLMNAQFAIKDKTIYVLEVNPRGSRTVPFVSKAIGVPLAKLAMKTMVGKTLPELGLVEAPAPAHLSVKESVFPFNKFPGVDVLLGPEMKSTGEVMGIDQDFGWAFAKSQAGAGAPLPKGGTAFISVKESDRPAALDVVQQLQRLGFAIEATRGTAAYLREHGVQAETVNKVKEGRPHIVDHIKNGQVALVVNTVRTASAHADSLSIRREALNKGLAYYTTIRGARAAVMGIEAILKTELTIRSLQEYHHHS
- the greA gene encoding transcription elongation factor GreA codes for the protein MPTPITRKGHEALQAELDRLRKVERAKNIEAIAEARAHGDLSENAEYDAAKERQGFIESRIIELGSKLADARIIETAGRVSETIVFGATVLLIEQESQSKRQYTLVGQDEADMKVNRISIQSPVGKALIGKRVGDFVEVKTPVKMVEYEVVEIRFEEL
- a CDS encoding SAM-dependent chlorinase/fluorinase, which encodes MPHPPGLITLLTDFGDRDSFVASMKGVILTINPHVSCVDLSHHVPRHSVEDAAYLLNSCYRYFPKGTVHVAVVDPGVGSARRALIAKSEQYFFLAPDNGLLTHILADNSEMEVREIENKDYRLPSAGHTFDGRDLFAPAAAWLTKQQPFESFGRLVTDCKIFTIPTPTWEGKALVGEIIHVDRFGNLISNLTRQHLEEVRAVTKGRQLSIRIGTQAIEGLMASYSEGTAEQPFALMNSDGNLEIFVKEASAADLLKAGRGARIEFS
- a CDS encoding DUF4238 domain-containing protein — its product is MSVNSHFIPQFLLKGFAFRQKGGQAYVHVFRKGCAPFSPNTKGVAAPRNFYGDETVEQTLAVIETQFSMLVQRLREGDCASNTKPLIDRFVAHSLIRTQAFRDGVHDIGTTVLKEGFQEFLNPEYTPQLLAKLVEDAMSEPAVRDMLAAAPPEVRPVIETKMREILLHPDMHEKLRQMILPNLNAIDTAASARSAQRQALEDDRNLDKRVRDLGEITWSIETYKAHALILGDIGPLVRDDESGEWGRIFHGMPQMIWFPLSNHSLLIGKASGSATRPDFEEVNLASAENSIEFFVASQRTQREDEYQRRIGSRIDRTTSEQLSELKRTVREYLTTPGGALTTES